One Roseimaritima multifibrata DNA window includes the following coding sequences:
- a CDS encoding AAA family ATPase has translation MTADAVPLDASQASKLHEARNAIREQLGKIIVGQDEVIDELLICLFSRGHCLLEGVPGLAKTLMISTLAKALELRFSRVQFTPDLMPADVTGTEIIEEDRATGHREMRFMEGPLFSNVVLADEINRTPPKTQAALLEAMQERQVTVGRIRHPLPDPFFVLATQNPIEQEGTYPLPEAQQDRFMFKIFVDYPTFDEEFEVAKRTTGSSVAEVKPILSGEDIIALQDLVRRVPVSDHVVRFALSLVRQTRVGSPGIPAFVDELVGWGAGPRAVQYLILGGKARALLDGRFHVQVEDIAALAPPVLRHRMVVNFAAESEGISSDDVIQRIIDATPQTEDELTRDARFQKIFAS, from the coding sequence ATGACCGCTGATGCCGTGCCGCTGGATGCTTCTCAGGCCAGTAAGCTTCATGAAGCCCGAAATGCAATTCGTGAGCAACTGGGAAAGATCATTGTCGGTCAGGATGAGGTGATCGATGAATTGTTGATCTGCTTGTTCAGTCGCGGGCACTGCCTTCTGGAAGGCGTTCCTGGATTAGCCAAAACACTGATGATTAGCACGTTGGCGAAGGCGTTGGAACTTCGCTTTAGTCGAGTCCAATTTACGCCCGACTTGATGCCTGCTGACGTCACCGGAACCGAGATCATCGAAGAGGACCGGGCAACGGGTCATCGTGAGATGCGGTTTATGGAAGGGCCACTATTTTCCAACGTGGTGCTTGCGGACGAAATCAACCGAACGCCCCCCAAAACGCAAGCCGCCCTGCTGGAGGCGATGCAGGAACGGCAGGTCACCGTGGGGAGGATCCGACACCCTCTGCCCGATCCGTTTTTCGTTTTGGCAACGCAAAACCCAATCGAACAAGAAGGGACTTATCCCCTTCCGGAAGCTCAGCAAGACCGCTTCATGTTCAAAATCTTCGTCGACTATCCAACGTTTGACGAAGAGTTTGAAGTCGCGAAACGAACGACCGGTTCCTCCGTTGCCGAAGTCAAACCGATCCTGTCGGGGGAAGACATTATTGCCCTACAAGATTTGGTAAGGCGGGTCCCGGTCAGCGACCATGTGGTCCGCTTTGCCCTTTCGCTGGTTCGCCAAACCCGAGTCGGCAGCCCCGGCATCCCAGCGTTCGTCGATGAATTGGTCGGCTGGGGTGCGGGTCCACGAGCGGTCCAGTACTTGATCCTGGGCGGTAAAGCTAGGGCCTTGCTAGATGGCCGCTTCCATGTCCAAGTCGAAGACATCGCGGCCCTTGCCCCGCCGGTACTACGTCACCGAATGGTCGTCAATTTTGCAGCCGAAAGCGAAGGCATTTCCAGCGACGATGTGATTCAAAGAATCATCGATGCCACTCCTCAGACGGAAGACGAACTGACACGCGATGCCCGATTCCAAAAGATTTTTGCGTCCTGA
- a CDS encoding DUF58 domain-containing protein — protein MRPEATQRIRRLELTARRVVEGFLSGMHRSPYFGQSVEFLQHRQYATGDEIRHIDWKVYARQDRLYIKQYEEETNLRLHLLVDRSASMNYGQGAENKFEFAASISACLAYLALRQQDATGLFTFDNEIRTTIPAKSNRHQLGRLLAAMDKVGTGDETDLTKVAGQVAQTIPRRGLVTIVSDLLGIDDLMKGLGILRARGHDVAIIHVLHDDELDFRFDGATRFEGLESASFLNCNPKALREGYMEALNDYLEQTRRACGRLMIDYLQVRTSEPLDAVLAKFLTARKGLPKLRG, from the coding sequence TTGCGTCCTGAAGCGACGCAACGGATTCGGCGTCTGGAATTGACGGCGCGCCGAGTCGTCGAAGGTTTTTTATCAGGGATGCACCGCAGCCCTTATTTTGGCCAGTCGGTCGAATTCCTTCAGCACCGTCAATATGCCACCGGCGATGAGATCCGTCACATCGACTGGAAGGTCTACGCGCGCCAAGATCGGCTGTACATCAAACAGTACGAAGAGGAAACCAATCTTCGCCTGCACCTGTTGGTCGATCGCTCGGCCAGCATGAACTACGGCCAGGGTGCCGAAAACAAATTTGAATTCGCCGCTTCGATTTCCGCTTGCCTTGCCTACTTGGCTTTGCGTCAACAAGATGCGACCGGATTGTTCACGTTTGATAATGAAATCCGCACCACGATCCCCGCCAAGAGCAATCGTCATCAGCTAGGCCGGTTACTCGCCGCGATGGATAAGGTTGGTACCGGTGACGAAACCGACCTGACCAAAGTTGCAGGGCAAGTCGCACAAACGATCCCGCGGCGAGGTTTGGTCACAATCGTGTCGGACCTGCTGGGCATCGACGACCTGATGAAAGGACTGGGGATTTTGCGAGCCCGCGGTCATGACGTCGCGATCATCCATGTGCTGCATGACGACGAACTCGATTTCCGCTTCGACGGAGCCACCCGATTTGAAGGCCTGGAATCTGCCAGCTTCCTGAACTGCAATCCCAAAGCCCTTCGCGAAGGCTATATGGAAGCGCTTAACGATTACCTGGAACAGACGCGTCGAGCCTGTGGCCGCCTGATGATCGACTATCTTCAGGTCCGTACCAGCGAGCCCCTGGATGCCGTTTTGGCGAAGTTTCTCACTGCCCGCAAGGGCCTGCCAAAGTTGAGAGGCTAA
- the gnd gene encoding decarboxylating NADP(+)-dependent phosphogluconate dehydrogenase translates to MGDCDFGLIGLAVMGENLALNVESRGYKVAVYNRTTEKVDALIEGRAKGKNFVGCHSIEDFVKSVKRPRKLMMLVKAGPAVDAIIDQLLPLCEEGDIIIDGGNTYYVDTERRTKKVEEAGMLYVGAGVSGGEEGALKGPSLMPGGSKAAWPHIKEMFQAISAKVGPNDDIPCCEWVGPRGAGHYVKMVHNGIEYGDMQLICEAYQLLKELGGLSNDELYDVFDDWNRGELQSYLIEISRDIFSAKDDQGGDAYLVDQILDVAGAKGTGKWMSQLALDLGVPSTLVTTAVFARGLSAQKEARVRASKVLNGPSEGSNKEMSAVAQQLIGDRKQFIEAVRHALYASKIVSYAQGFVQLQAASAEHDWNLDYGQSALLWRGGCIIRAQFLDRIKEAFDAEPNLENLLLYPYFQEAIESAQEGWRAVIAAASVLGIPVPAFSTALNYYDGYRLARLPANLLQAQRDYFGAHTYKRVDKDGAFHSEWLDLRKAPKA, encoded by the coding sequence ATGGGTGACTGTGATTTTGGCCTGATTGGCCTGGCCGTGATGGGCGAAAACTTAGCGTTGAACGTGGAAAGCCGCGGCTATAAAGTGGCCGTCTATAACCGGACCACCGAAAAAGTCGACGCGTTGATTGAAGGTCGCGCCAAAGGGAAAAACTTTGTCGGTTGCCACTCCATCGAAGATTTCGTCAAATCGGTTAAGCGACCTCGCAAATTGATGATGCTGGTCAAAGCCGGCCCAGCCGTCGATGCGATTATCGACCAGTTGCTGCCACTGTGCGAAGAGGGCGACATCATTATCGATGGTGGGAACACCTACTACGTCGATACCGAACGCCGGACCAAAAAGGTCGAAGAAGCAGGCATGTTGTATGTCGGTGCCGGAGTTTCCGGTGGCGAAGAGGGAGCCCTAAAAGGCCCCAGCTTGATGCCCGGCGGAAGCAAAGCGGCTTGGCCTCACATCAAAGAAATGTTCCAAGCGATCTCGGCAAAGGTCGGACCAAACGACGACATCCCATGCTGCGAATGGGTGGGTCCACGTGGTGCTGGCCATTACGTCAAAATGGTTCACAACGGGATCGAATACGGCGACATGCAGTTGATCTGCGAAGCCTATCAGTTGCTGAAAGAACTGGGCGGACTGAGCAACGACGAATTGTATGACGTCTTCGACGATTGGAATCGCGGGGAACTACAAAGTTACCTGATCGAAATTTCGCGAGACATATTCAGCGCCAAAGACGACCAAGGTGGCGACGCTTACCTTGTCGACCAGATCTTGGACGTTGCCGGTGCTAAGGGGACCGGAAAATGGATGAGCCAACTGGCATTGGACCTGGGAGTCCCTAGCACCTTGGTCACCACCGCCGTCTTCGCACGCGGATTGTCGGCTCAGAAAGAAGCTCGCGTTCGTGCCAGCAAGGTCTTGAACGGACCTAGCGAAGGATCGAACAAAGAAATGTCGGCCGTTGCTCAGCAATTGATCGGCGATCGCAAACAGTTCATCGAAGCGGTTCGCCACGCGTTGTACGCTTCCAAGATCGTCAGTTATGCACAGGGCTTTGTGCAGCTTCAAGCCGCTTCGGCCGAGCATGACTGGAACCTTGATTACGGCCAATCGGCACTGCTCTGGCGTGGTGGATGTATCATCCGCGCCCAGTTCCTTGATCGCATTAAGGAAGCTTTTGACGCCGAACCGAACCTAGAAAACCTGCTTCTCTACCCTTACTTCCAAGAAGCCATCGAATCGGCGCAGGAAGGTTGGCGTGCAGTGATCGCCGCAGCCAGCGTTCTGGGGATTCCCGTACCCGCCTTCAGCACGGCCCTCAATTATTATGATGGGTACCGCTTGGCTCGACTGCCAGCGAACCTGCTGCAGGCTCAGCGAGATTACTTCGGAGCCCACACCTACAAGCGCGTCGATAAAGACGGAGCTTTCCACAGCGAATGGTTGGACCTTCGCAAGGCTCCCAAAGCGTAG